The following proteins are encoded in a genomic region of Lentilitoribacter sp. Alg239-R112:
- the ahcY gene encoding adenosylhomocysteinase — translation MSDYIVADISLADFGRTEIDIAETEMPGLMASREEFGESQPLKGARICGSLHMTIQTAVLIETLTALGADVRWVSCNIFSTQDHAAAAIAATGVPVFAVKGETLEEYWTYTDRMFQWPDGEPCNMILDDGGDATMYILLGARAEAGEDVLSNPGSEEEEVLFAQIKKRMAQSPGFFAKQRDAIKGVTEETTTGVNRLYQLQKADQLPFPAINVNDSVTKSKFDNKYGCKESLVDGIRRATDVMMAGKVAVVCGYGDVGKGSAASLSGAGARVKVTEVDPICALQAAMDGFEVVQLEDVVSSADIFITTTGNKDIIKVDHMREMKDMAIVGNIGHFDNEIEVADLKNFKWNNVKPQVDMIEFPKGNRMILLSEGRLLNLGNATGHPSFVMSASFTNQVLAQIELYTKGDEYKNEVYVLPKRLDEHVARLHLAKLNAKLSELSEEQADYIGVKTDGPYKPEHYRY, via the coding sequence ATGTCAGATTATATTGTAGCAGATATTTCGTTAGCCGATTTCGGCCGGACAGAAATAGACATCGCAGAAACCGAAATGCCGGGCCTTATGGCTTCCCGTGAAGAGTTTGGCGAAAGCCAGCCACTTAAAGGTGCTCGTATTTGTGGCTCGCTCCACATGACCATTCAAACAGCAGTTTTAATTGAAACTTTAACAGCGCTAGGTGCAGATGTTCGTTGGGTTTCTTGTAATATCTTTTCAACACAAGATCATGCTGCGGCTGCAATTGCAGCAACTGGTGTTCCTGTTTTTGCTGTTAAAGGTGAGACGCTAGAAGAATATTGGACATACACAGACCGTATGTTCCAGTGGCCAGATGGCGAACCTTGCAACATGATTCTGGATGATGGTGGTGATGCCACAATGTACATCCTTCTTGGTGCACGTGCAGAAGCTGGTGAAGATGTCTTGTCGAACCCAGGCTCGGAAGAAGAAGAAGTTCTTTTTGCTCAAATCAAAAAACGTATGGCTCAATCACCTGGTTTCTTTGCCAAGCAACGTGACGCCATCAAAGGTGTGACAGAAGAAACAACAACTGGTGTGAATCGTCTTTATCAATTACAAAAAGCCGATCAATTGCCATTCCCTGCAATTAACGTGAATGACTCGGTGACAAAATCAAAATTCGATAACAAATACGGTTGTAAAGAGTCATTGGTTGATGGCATTCGTCGAGCAACAGATGTGATGATGGCTGGTAAAGTTGCTGTTGTTTGTGGCTATGGTGATGTGGGTAAAGGCTCCGCCGCTTCGTTAAGTGGTGCTGGCGCACGTGTTAAAGTCACAGAAGTTGACCCAATTTGTGCATTGCAAGCCGCAATGGATGGATTTGAAGTTGTTCAACTTGAGGATGTGGTTTCATCAGCGGATATATTCATCACGACAACAGGCAATAAGGATATCATCAAAGTTGATCACATGCGTGAGATGAAAGATATGGCCATCGTTGGTAATATCGGTCACTTTGATAACGAGATTGAAGTTGCTGATCTGAAGAATTTCAAATGGAATAATGTTAAGCCACAAGTCGATATGATCGAATTTCCAAAAGGAAACCGTATGATCTTACTGTCAGAAGGTCGCCTCTTGAACCTCGGTAATGCAACGGGCCATCCATCATTTGTAATGTCAGCTTCATTTACCAACCAGGTGCTAGCTCAAATCGAGCTTTATACGAAAGGTGATGAGTATAAGAACGAAGTTTATGTTCTTCCAAAACGTCTTGATGAGCATGTAGCTCGTCTTCACTTGGCGAAACTAAATGCAAAACTAAGTGAACTATCTGAAGAACAAGCCGATTATATTGGCGTCAAAACAGATGGTCCATACAAGCCAGAACACTACAGATATTAA
- a CDS encoding HPr family phosphocarrier protein, translated as MTSVNSSELSRILDITNKRGLHARASHRFVQVVEKFDATVSVSKDNMKVGGDEIMELLMLAASPGCSILVEASGPEAVNVLDALEELVTSKFGESE; from the coding sequence ATGACTTCTGTAAATTCGTCTGAACTTTCTCGTATTCTCGACATTACGAATAAACGAGGTTTGCATGCACGTGCATCCCACCGTTTTGTGCAAGTTGTTGAAAAATTTGATGCCACTGTGAGTGTTTCGAAAGATAATATGAAGGTTGGCGGTGATGAGATTATGGAATTACTCATGCTAGCTGCCAGCCCAGGATGTTCTATCCTTGTTGAAGCTTCCGGACCAGAGGCTGTAAACGTCCTTGATGCACTGGAAGAACTTGTTACAAGTAAATTCGGTGAGTCTGAATAG
- a CDS encoding PTS sugar transporter subunit IIA — protein MIGLVLVTHGNLADEFRNALEHVVGRQTAFETICIGPDDDMDLRRRDIIDATAEADQGKGVIILTDMFGGTPSNLSISVMDESGKIEVIAGVNLPMLIKLARIREDDDMEKSLSEAQDAGRKYINVASGLLNKK, from the coding sequence ATGATTGGTTTGGTGCTTGTCACTCACGGAAATTTGGCAGATGAATTTCGAAATGCGCTTGAGCATGTTGTCGGCCGGCAAACTGCATTTGAAACCATATGTATAGGTCCAGATGACGATATGGATTTGCGCCGTCGGGACATTATCGATGCGACAGCTGAAGCTGATCAAGGCAAAGGTGTTATCATTTTGACAGATATGTTTGGTGGAACTCCATCTAACCTTTCAATTTCTGTCATGGATGAAAGTGGGAAAATTGAAGTTATTGCAGGTGTAAACTTGCCAATGCTGATTAAGCTTGCCCGAATTCGCGAAGATGATGATATGGAAAAATCACTTTCTGAGGCCCAGGATGCAGGGCGTAAATACATTAATGTTGCCAGTGGGTTGCTCAATAAAAAATGA
- a CDS encoding sensor histidine kinase → MTQGQENQGFSSRGFTHPFTYLRRIFGGILFSSIARRILFLNLLALLVLVSGILYLNQFREGLIDARVESLLTQGEIISGAIAASASVETDSITIDPQKLLELQAGQSVSPSVSDDLAFPFDPKVIAPVLRRVISPTRTRARIYDQDASLLLDSRFLYTSGQVLKFDLDAPDSDDFQIYDSISRLFNQLLQPGGLSVYREAPGADGTIYPEVMSALTGGRSAVVRVTEAGELIVSVAVPVQRFRAVLGVLLLSTQAGDIDKIVHAERMAIFRVFGVAALVTIVLSLILASTIATPLRRLSAAAIRVRRGVKAREEIPDFSARQDEIGNLSTALRDMTTALYDRIEAIESFAADVSHELKNPLTSLRSAVETLPLAKKQESQKRLLDVIEHDVMRLDRLITDISDASRLDAELARDDSELVELVKLLSDIVDLSLQMDRGKRVDITFDIKEGAKDSEYKVLGHELRLGQVITNLIENARSFVPEDHGRIHIELSIENDACIIKVKDNGPGIQIEDINRVFERFYTDRPADEDFGQNSGLGLSISRQIIEAHGGTIDVENLATSSNNEESGACFVISLPLMQ, encoded by the coding sequence ATTACCCAAGGCCAAGAGAACCAAGGGTTTTCAAGTCGAGGGTTTACGCATCCTTTTACCTATTTAAGACGTATTTTCGGCGGAATCTTGTTTTCAAGTATTGCCCGTCGAATATTGTTCTTAAATCTTCTGGCGCTTTTGGTGCTTGTATCGGGTATATTATACCTGAACCAATTCCGTGAAGGCCTTATTGATGCGCGCGTCGAAAGCCTTCTCACCCAAGGCGAGATTATCTCTGGTGCGATTGCAGCATCTGCAAGTGTTGAAACGGATTCCATAACGATTGATCCGCAAAAGCTTCTGGAACTGCAAGCGGGTCAAAGTGTATCTCCATCTGTTTCAGATGATTTAGCATTTCCATTCGATCCAAAAGTGATTGCGCCAGTTTTACGTCGTGTCATATCACCCACGAGAACGCGTGCCCGTATTTATGATCAAGATGCTAGTCTTTTGTTAGATTCGCGTTTCTTGTATACCAGCGGACAGGTCTTGAAATTTGACCTCGATGCACCAGATTCAGATGATTTTCAGATCTATGATTCAATTTCACGCCTTTTTAATCAGCTACTTCAACCTGGCGGACTATCCGTCTATCGCGAAGCACCCGGTGCCGATGGAACAATTTACCCTGAAGTAATGAGTGCGTTAACTGGTGGACGCAGTGCGGTGGTGCGTGTCACCGAAGCGGGCGAGCTTATTGTATCAGTGGCCGTACCTGTTCAGAGATTTCGCGCCGTGTTAGGCGTTCTTTTATTATCAACACAAGCGGGCGATATCGATAAAATTGTTCATGCTGAACGGATGGCGATTTTCCGCGTATTTGGCGTGGCGGCGCTTGTAACAATTGTGTTGTCTTTAATTTTGGCAAGCACGATTGCAACACCACTACGTCGTTTATCGGCAGCTGCAATTCGCGTGCGCCGCGGTGTCAAGGCAAGAGAAGAAATCCCTGATTTTTCTGCACGGCAAGATGAAATTGGTAATCTATCAACTGCATTACGAGATATGACTACTGCTCTTTACGACCGTATTGAGGCTATTGAGAGCTTTGCCGCAGATGTTAGCCATGAACTAAAAAATCCACTCACGTCATTGCGAAGCGCTGTTGAAACACTACCGCTGGCAAAAAAACAAGAATCACAAAAACGCCTTCTAGACGTCATCGAGCATGATGTTATGCGTCTTGACCGATTGATAACGGACATTTCTGATGCGTCACGTCTGGATGCTGAGCTTGCTCGTGATGATTCAGAGTTGGTAGAATTAGTAAAACTTCTATCAGATATCGTTGATCTGTCATTGCAGATGGACAGAGGTAAAAGAGTTGATATCACATTTGATATTAAAGAAGGGGCCAAGGATTCAGAATATAAAGTCTTGGGTCATGAATTACGGCTCGGGCAAGTGATTACAAATTTGATTGAAAATGCCCGAAGCTTTGTTCCAGAAGACCATGGCCGCATTCATATTGAATTATCAATAGAGAATGATGCCTGCATTATAAAAGTGAAAGACAATGGGCCAGGTATTCAAATCGAAGATATTAATCGTGTTTTCGAACGTTTTTATACTGATCGACCTGCGGATGAAGATTTTGGACAGAACTCCGGTCTGGGTCTGTCAATCAGTCGGCAAATTATAGAAGCTCATGGTGGCACCATTGATGTTGAAAATTTGGCGACTTCTTCGAACAATGAAGAATCAGGTGCTTGTTTCGTAATCTCTCTTCCTTTGATGCAGTAA
- a CDS encoding response regulator transcription factor: MQTIALVDDDKNILTSVSIALETEGYKVETYTDGASALDGLLARPPQLAVFDIKMPRMDGMELLRRFRQKSDVPVIFLTSKDEEIDELFGLKMGADDFIKKPFSQRLLVERVKAILRRAANREAGASAKADGSQQKNLERGHLSMDQERHICSWKDQVVTLTVTEFLILLSLAQRPGVVKSRDSLMDAAYDDQVYVDDRTIDSHIKRLRKKFKMVDNDFNMIETLYGVGYRFKEA; this comes from the coding sequence ATGCAAACCATTGCCTTAGTGGATGATGATAAAAATATTTTGACTTCTGTTTCCATCGCGCTGGAAACAGAAGGTTATAAAGTTGAAACATATACAGATGGTGCATCAGCGCTGGATGGGTTGCTTGCGAGGCCTCCGCAGTTAGCTGTCTTTGATATTAAGATGCCAAGAATGGATGGAATGGAGCTTCTACGTCGGTTTCGTCAAAAATCTGACGTACCTGTTATTTTTTTGACATCAAAAGACGAAGAAATTGATGAATTGTTCGGTTTAAAGATGGGTGCAGATGATTTTATAAAGAAGCCATTTTCCCAAAGACTACTTGTCGAGCGGGTTAAAGCCATTCTTCGCCGTGCGGCAAATAGAGAAGCTGGCGCGTCTGCAAAGGCGGATGGTTCTCAGCAGAAGAATTTGGAGCGCGGGCATCTTTCGATGGATCAAGAGCGGCATATTTGCTCTTGGAAAGATCAAGTCGTTACGCTCACGGTAACAGAATTTCTTATCCTCTTGTCCCTTGCTCAACGTCCAGGTGTCGTTAAAAGCCGTGACTCTTTGATGGACGCCGCTTATGATGATCAGGTCTATGTGGATGACCGGACCATTGATAGCCACATCAAGCGTTTACGTAAAAAATTCAAGATGGTCGATAATGATTTTAATATGATTGAGACACTATATGGTGTCGGATATCGCTTTAAAGAAGCATAA
- a CDS encoding phosphoenolpyruvate carboxykinase yields MQQEFGTRNKQFGLDQCGLTSISSIYYNLTEGELYEKALQRKEATLTAHGALRAITGQHTGRSAADKFTVRDATTEDQIWWDNNKAMSPEHFENLYDDMISHAEGRDLFVQDLVGGADKENALPTRVVTEFAWHSLFIRNLLIRPERSELADFTAKMTVIDLPSFRADKERHGCRSETVIAINIAKRIVLIGGTSYAGEMKKSVFTMLNYLLPQKGVMPMHCSANVGKDGDAAVFFGLSGTGKTTLSADPARTLVGDDEHGWGEDGIFNFEGGCYAKTIRLSKEAEPEIFSTTERFGTVLENVVLDENRVPDFDDGSLTENTRCAYPLHFIPNASDTGKAKHPKNIIMLTADAFGVMPPIAKLTPDQAMYHFLSGYTAKVAGTEKGVTEPEATFSTCFGAPFMPRHPTVYGNLLRKLIAEHGVNCWLVNTGWTGGAYGVGERMPIKATRALLTAALDGSLNEADYRPDDNFGFQVPVSVEGVDTQILDPRSTWDDKEAYDKVASGLVDMFVSNFDKFEDHVDGTVRDAAPGIRIAAE; encoded by the coding sequence ATGCAACAGGAATTTGGTACTCGCAATAAACAGTTTGGTTTAGATCAGTGTGGATTAACATCCATTTCTTCGATCTATTATAACCTTACTGAGGGCGAGCTTTATGAAAAAGCCCTCCAACGCAAAGAAGCAACTTTAACCGCTCATGGTGCTCTGCGCGCAATCACCGGTCAACATACTGGTCGCTCTGCCGCTGACAAATTCACAGTTCGTGATGCAACAACGGAAGATCAAATCTGGTGGGATAATAACAAAGCCATGTCACCGGAACATTTTGAAAATCTTTATGATGACATGATTTCTCATGCAGAAGGTCGTGATCTGTTCGTTCAGGACCTTGTTGGAGGTGCAGACAAAGAAAATGCATTGCCAACACGTGTCGTGACTGAATTTGCATGGCATTCACTGTTTATCCGTAATCTTCTTATTCGTCCCGAGCGAAGTGAGCTTGCAGATTTTACAGCAAAAATGACGGTTATTGACCTTCCAAGTTTCCGTGCGGACAAAGAACGACATGGTTGTCGTTCTGAAACAGTTATAGCGATCAATATTGCCAAAAGGATCGTTCTTATTGGTGGTACATCATATGCTGGCGAGATGAAAAAATCTGTCTTCACAATGCTTAACTACTTGCTTCCACAAAAAGGTGTGATGCCGATGCATTGTTCAGCCAATGTGGGCAAAGATGGCGATGCTGCTGTTTTCTTTGGCCTATCTGGCACAGGTAAAACAACTCTTTCTGCTGACCCTGCGCGCACACTTGTTGGTGACGACGAGCATGGTTGGGGTGAAGATGGTATCTTTAATTTCGAAGGTGGCTGTTATGCAAAAACCATTCGTCTTTCCAAAGAAGCAGAGCCGGAAATTTTCAGCACAACAGAGCGCTTCGGCACTGTGCTTGAAAATGTAGTTTTAGATGAAAATCGCGTCCCCGATTTTGACGATGGATCGCTGACTGAAAACACACGTTGTGCTTACCCGCTACATTTTATTCCAAATGCAAGTGATACAGGCAAAGCAAAACACCCAAAAAACATTATCATGCTAACGGCTGATGCATTTGGTGTTATGCCACCAATTGCGAAATTAACACCAGATCAAGCCATGTATCACTTCCTATCCGGTTACACTGCAAAAGTAGCTGGTACAGAAAAAGGTGTTACGGAACCAGAAGCAACATTCTCAACCTGTTTTGGTGCACCATTTATGCCACGTCACCCAACAGTTTATGGTAATCTTTTGCGCAAACTTATCGCCGAGCATGGTGTAAATTGCTGGTTGGTCAATACAGGCTGGACCGGAGGCGCTTATGGCGTTGGTGAGCGTATGCCGATTAAAGCAACACGTGCCCTTCTAACCGCAGCACTTGATGGGTCATTAAATGAGGCTGACTACCGCCCAGACGACAATTTTGGTTTCCAAGTCCCGGTTTCAGTGGAAGGTGTTGACACTCAAATCCTTGACCCTCGCTCTACATGGGACGACAAAGAAGCATACGATAAAGTGGCCTCAGGACTTGTTGATATGTTTGTTTCGAACTTTGACAAATTTGAAGACCATGTTGATGGTACTGTGCGCGATGCTGCCCCGGGCATCCGTATCGCTGCCGAGTAA
- the arfB gene encoding alternative ribosome rescue aminoacyl-tRNA hydrolase ArfB: MAQRALYVSDKITIEPWEIVESFIHSAGPGGQNVNKVATSVQLRFDLKNSPSVPPFVKNRTVKIAGRRLNKDGVLVLEATKHRSQERNREDARERLKEILLEASKPLPPPRRKTKPTRGSVERRLKAKSNRSGIKKMRGSISDD, translated from the coding sequence TTGGCGCAACGAGCACTTTATGTCAGCGATAAGATTACCATTGAGCCATGGGAAATAGTCGAGTCTTTCATTCATTCTGCAGGTCCTGGTGGGCAAAATGTCAATAAAGTTGCGACATCCGTTCAGTTGCGTTTTGATCTTAAGAACTCACCCTCTGTACCTCCATTTGTGAAAAATCGTACCGTTAAGATTGCAGGGCGGCGTCTCAATAAAGATGGTGTTCTCGTACTTGAAGCAACAAAACACCGCTCGCAAGAACGAAATCGCGAAGATGCGCGCGAGCGCCTCAAAGAAATCTTGCTGGAAGCCAGCAAACCATTGCCACCACCGCGGCGAAAAACAAAACCCACACGTGGCTCAGTAGAACGACGTCTCAAAGCTAAATCTAACCGTTCTGGCATCAAGAAGATGCGCGGGAGTATCAGTGATGATTAA
- the lysM gene encoding peptidoglycan-binding protein LysM → MSFFDFVKSAGKKLGLVDDEPPVAEAVEKELASHKLGTDDVKVVVKGDTVVLEGNVEDQSVFEKAILAVGNTLGISKVEAAELKVADAPAAAEPTFHTVQKGDNLWKVAEAAYGKGKGGKYTVIFEANKPMLSDPDLIYPGQVLRIPALD, encoded by the coding sequence ATGAGCTTTTTTGATTTTGTAAAATCTGCGGGTAAAAAACTAGGCCTTGTTGATGATGAACCACCAGTGGCAGAAGCTGTTGAAAAGGAACTCGCATCGCATAAGTTAGGTACCGATGATGTTAAGGTTGTCGTTAAAGGCGATACTGTTGTGCTTGAAGGTAATGTTGAAGATCAATCTGTTTTCGAAAAAGCCATTCTTGCTGTTGGCAACACTTTAGGTATCTCAAAGGTTGAAGCGGCTGAACTAAAAGTTGCTGATGCACCAGCAGCAGCTGAACCAACTTTTCACACTGTTCAAAAAGGCGACAATCTTTGGAAAGTAGCTGAAGCTGCCTATGGCAAAGGCAAGGGTGGCAAGTACACCGTTATTTTTGAAGCTAATAAACCGATGTTATCAGATCCTGATCTTATCTATCCCGGTCAAGTTTTGCGTATTCCAGCGCTAGACTAG
- a CDS encoding alpha-ketoglutarate-dependent dioxygenase AlkB: MQVLPKGFSHIPNHLNISTQRELVDVIREIVKQAPLYRPEMPKTGEPFSVRMTNCGELGWVSDEQSGYRYQPNHPKTSKPWPKIPDQLMQIWRELSGAEYSPEACLINFYDTSARMGLHQDNDENNLEAPVLSISLGDTCQFRIGQTTRGGQTKSFKLHSGDVVVLGGESRLCFHGVDKIYPDTSPLLKNGGRINLTLRRVTQT, translated from the coding sequence ATGCAAGTTCTTCCCAAAGGCTTTTCTCATATTCCAAACCATCTCAATATTTCTACGCAGCGCGAACTTGTTGATGTTATCCGCGAGATCGTCAAACAAGCCCCGTTATATCGGCCAGAAATGCCGAAAACTGGTGAACCCTTCTCTGTTCGCATGACCAATTGTGGGGAGCTGGGTTGGGTTTCTGATGAACAATCTGGCTATCGCTACCAGCCCAATCACCCTAAAACCAGCAAGCCCTGGCCCAAAATACCTGATCAGCTTATGCAAATCTGGCGAGAATTATCTGGCGCTGAATATTCACCTGAAGCCTGTCTTATCAATTTTTACGATACATCAGCGCGCATGGGGCTGCATCAGGACAATGATGAAAATAATCTAGAAGCGCCAGTGCTTTCAATATCACTGGGCGACACATGTCAATTCCGCATCGGTCAAACAACGCGCGGAGGTCAAACCAAAAGCTTTAAGCTCCATAGCGGTGATGTTGTTGTTCTTGGTGGAGAATCTCGTCTTTGTTTCCATGGTGTCGATAAGATTTATCCTGATACATCACCGCTTCTTAAAAACGGTGGCCGGATTAATCTCACCCTGCGGCGGGTAACCCAAACTTAG
- a CDS encoding phosphatase PAP2 family protein, which produces MMLQNKAQMIYMPTREEFGVQIFEFREHFLFSISKTKPVIMLMLAYWGIGFVYLGYFEKLAGQHFFIYLETLLPLVVVVLPTFFIFSATLGAVRRGKHRSRWALKRTFSNQNIANFFVGVVLMILLCMFMGMYTAIKTSFADLQGFQHDIWQADLDKLLFFGGDPWRIMFDSIHSIALQKFVEINYNMYWHIQVFAIIALAAYADSRSEMKVRYLASIVWVWVIVGTIFAGLFISAGPAFYGLVTGDEMRFGEQLAILAQHEQSSAIRYQAYLWSAYASTTPSLGTGISAFPSMHVSLVCMNVFFAFEINRKLGFIALIYALFVWVSSVYLAWHYAIDGLAGALLVAVIYYSTRRFMKKASG; this is translated from the coding sequence ATGATGTTACAAAATAAAGCTCAAATGATTTATATGCCTACGCGGGAAGAGTTTGGCGTGCAAATATTTGAATTCAGAGAGCATTTTTTATTCAGTATTTCCAAAACAAAACCTGTAATTATGCTCATGCTCGCATATTGGGGTATTGGGTTTGTCTATTTAGGTTATTTTGAAAAGCTCGCCGGACAACATTTCTTTATTTATCTTGAGACACTTCTTCCGTTAGTGGTCGTTGTTCTACCTACTTTTTTTATATTTAGCGCAACCCTTGGTGCCGTTAGGCGTGGTAAACATCGCTCGCGTTGGGCACTGAAACGGACGTTTTCCAATCAGAACATCGCAAATTTCTTTGTTGGTGTCGTTTTGATGATCCTGCTTTGTATGTTTATGGGAATGTACACCGCAATTAAAACCAGTTTTGCAGATTTACAGGGCTTTCAGCATGATATTTGGCAAGCCGATTTAGATAAATTACTATTTTTCGGTGGTGACCCTTGGCGTATTATGTTTGATTCAATTCATAGTATAGCGCTACAAAAGTTCGTTGAAATCAATTACAATATGTACTGGCATATTCAAGTTTTTGCGATCATTGCTCTTGCAGCATATGCAGATTCTCGCAGTGAAATGAAGGTTAGATATCTTGCTTCCATTGTTTGGGTTTGGGTAATCGTGGGAACAATATTTGCTGGGTTATTTATATCTGCGGGACCTGCTTTTTATGGTCTTGTTACCGGTGATGAGATGCGTTTTGGAGAGCAGTTAGCAATACTTGCTCAGCATGAACAGAGCAGCGCTATCAGATATCAAGCTTATCTTTGGAGTGCTTATGCCAGCACGACACCTAGTCTAGGTACAGGTATATCCGCATTTCCCAGCATGCATGTTTCGCTTGTGTGTATGAATGTTTTCTTTGCATTTGAGATCAATCGTAAACTCGGATTTATCGCGCTAATTTATGCGCTCTTTGTTTGGGTTAGCTCCGTTTACTTGGCATGGCATTATGCAATTGACGGGCTTGCAGGGGCACTCTTGGTCGCCGTAATTTATTATTCAACACGTCGTTTTATGAAGAAAGCATCTGGCTGA
- the coaA gene encoding type I pantothenate kinase translates to MDDTSVDIDHLGHDKYSPFLKFSADQWSDFRADTPLTLSEEEVRRLRSLNDPVDLNEIRKIYLSLSRMLSAHVEKTQSLFSQRQHFLDMESAIQAPFVIGIGGSVAVGKSTTARVLRELLSRWPSHPKVDLVTTDGFLYPNAYLKEHDLMARKGFPDSYDIGALLRFLAAIKSGKPKVKAPLYSHMSYDVLPDKYQLIEKPDILIFEGINVLQVRELPSHGRVVPFVSDFFDFSIYIDAEEEKIEEWYIERFMRLRDTAFKDPKSFFHRYVEIGDKDALKIANDLWQNINLKNLYENILPTRPRADLILRKGDDHLIEEVFLRRL, encoded by the coding sequence ATGGATGATACGTCGGTAGATATCGATCATTTGGGTCACGATAAATATTCGCCTTTTTTAAAATTCAGTGCTGATCAATGGTCAGATTTTCGTGCTGATACCCCTCTCACATTAAGTGAAGAGGAAGTAAGGCGCCTGAGATCGCTTAATGATCCCGTTGATCTCAATGAAATCCGAAAAATTTACCTGTCTTTATCGCGCATGTTGTCTGCTCATGTTGAGAAGACCCAGAGTCTATTTTCTCAACGGCAACATTTTCTAGATATGGAAAGTGCCATTCAGGCTCCTTTTGTCATTGGGATTGGTGGATCTGTCGCGGTAGGTAAATCTACAACCGCGCGTGTCTTGCGAGAGCTTCTGAGCCGTTGGCCATCGCATCCAAAAGTTGATTTGGTGACAACGGATGGGTTCCTTTATCCAAATGCCTATTTAAAAGAGCATGATCTGATGGCAAGAAAAGGATTTCCAGATAGTTATGACATCGGTGCACTTTTGCGGTTCCTCGCTGCAATTAAGTCTGGAAAACCAAAGGTAAAAGCACCTCTTTACTCGCACATGTCATATGATGTTTTGCCGGATAAATACCAATTAATAGAAAAGCCGGATATCCTCATATTTGAAGGAATTAATGTCCTTCAAGTTCGGGAACTACCATCTCACGGGCGAGTGGTGCCATTTGTCTCAGATTTTTTTGATTTCTCGATTTATATCGACGCTGAAGAAGAAAAAATCGAAGAATGGTATATCGAACGTTTTATGCGTTTAAGAGACACAGCATTTAAAGATCCAAAATCTTTCTTTCACCGTTATGTTGAAATTGGTGATAAAGACGCCTTGAAAATAGCTAATGATCTGTGGCAAAATATCAATCTTAAAAATCTTTATGAAAATATCCTGCCGACACGGCCACGTGCGGATTTGATCCTACGAAAAGGTGATGATCATCTCATCGAAGAAGTTTTTCTGCGCAGATTGTAG
- a CDS encoding phosphoribosyl-ATP diphosphatase, with protein MTDFILSDLETIVASRAAASPDESWTAKLISQGQEKASKKLGEEAVETVIAAMKNDRGELVSESADLLFHLLVVLKIADIPLDDVMAELAKRTGQSGIDEKASRANG; from the coding sequence ATGACAGATTTTATTCTTTCTGATCTCGAAACGATCGTTGCAAGTCGCGCTGCGGCTTCACCGGATGAGTCTTGGACGGCAAAACTTATTTCCCAAGGTCAGGAAAAAGCTAGCAAAAAACTAGGTGAAGAAGCGGTTGAAACTGTTATTGCGGCGATGAAAAATGATCGCGGTGAACTGGTATCAGAATCCGCCGATCTCCTATTTCACTTACTTGTTGTGTTGAAAATTGCCGATATTCCATTGGATGATGTTATGGCTGAATTGGCAAAACGAACGGGCCAGTCGGGTATTGATGAAAAAGCTTCGCGTGCCAATGGATGA